AGAATATAATTCTTGTCTTTTGTAGACagttttttatagttttattcACTCATGTTTGGGCATCTAGCTATAATCTAACACTAGTGATCAAGTACTGGAAATCTGTCACCACATTTAAGTGCAAAATGTTGACAATAATGAGTTGACAATAATGAATGGCCTGGAGCAAAGAGCGATCGAGGGTgacaagaattttaaaaatcagcTGCAGTACTACTTTCGTGGCTTCggttttggaagaaaaaaatgtattcaatATTTCTCGTGTAACCTCGTGAGTACTTCATGGGCTATATACCACAGAAGATTGTTAGTAATGGCATGCATTTGGACAAGTGAATTCTGCAGACAGTGCTGACTGACAATTATGACGAATGCCTAGCTAGCTAAATATATAgcaaaattaagaaattgtgATCCTGCTTGTAATTATGTATCTTATTCTCGTGATTATGTGTTTATGCAAGTAGAAAGAACTGGTTTTGGATCTGTTTTAATAACTCACTTAAGATCTGGTTGGCATTGTCCAAAAATTAAGAAGCCACCAAGCTAGCTAGTATAGCACGCCCTTCATGATCTTGTGAGTAGATATATAAGATTTTTGAAATGGTACATAGGGATTGCAAATGCAATAATATTGAATGAGAGACGAGAAACGATCAGCCAAGTTGACATGGATCGAGCTTGAGTATAGGTCCAGCTTGTGGCTCTAGTATTGTTTGTCTCTGTTGCTGCTGCCTATATATgagtaaaagaaaagaatataataacCACAGAGACGTAGTACTACAGCTAGCATTCATTTGAGTGCGCGTTGATCATGCACTTGGGTGTTGAGCATCCAACAATTTGTAGCagatcaaaggaaaaatagataaaaaagcCGCTAGTCAAAATTGAGGGGGCTAAAATAAAAGGTATCTTGTATATATGTACATCAGATCGATCGATGGCATACATGATATCTATAATATGGTtctaaagctagctagctatttgGACTTTTGAcgcaattatatttatatatatgccgTGTGTGTTGCTTTCATTCAGTTGCGTGGTTTGAATTCAGAGCGAGTGAATCCAGACGAAAATATACTGGGTTACTTGTCTAGCTAGTAGttatacatatacacacacatatgcaTGCGTATTTGTTTCGGTCGAAGCTGGACCTAGTCGATTGAGTGAGAGGTGATCATGATGATCAGTACGTAGGATGGCAAGCTGGCAAAGTTAATTGATCAGACATGCACTCACCAATTACTTATAATTCGATAATTACTTGTTAATTAATCGCATTAATATACAGTATAAATGGTACAGGCCataacgtacgtacgtacgtgcatgGTAATTATTAAGcttaatttctaaattaattcaTGCAAAAGTTACATTTTCATTACTATATTATATGCAAGCTCCTTAATTTGGTAAAGCATACAGTCATGAGTTTAAGCTTCGAAGAAGAAGCTTAATTAATTCTCATCATGTTCATATGTACGTACGTGAATGCAATAGTTTGAATGAACCAGAAAATAGTTTGAATGaaccagaaaaaaataaataataataataataataagacaaGATGACTCGTGAGTCGTGAGAATAGTTACAACTTACAAGAAGGTAGCTAACTACGTACTATCGTTTGTGGTCGATATTTCTATTTCTGTCACTGTTTTGTAATTGGTCTCGTGTACGCCTGTGCTACAGTAACGTGCTGTTTATATCATTTACCTAATTGGAATTCCAATGTGCCAGCCGACTGCATGTGCATGCCAACTGATCCTCCATGCATGCAATCACTCAACAATATTCAACGCCACTTATTTATTCTTAACGAATTTAtgtgaatattaaaaatataatataaataattaaatttatttattttttcttttaacacaAAGTTGTCATTTCATACTaatgtaatttaatattatatttaaatattaagataaattgaGTTAAGTTGGATACGATTGGATTGGATTGGATTGGATTATGAATTTCaaccacaaaaaaaataaaaataaaaaataaaaaattaattgattgtaaacaaattatacattaatatatgtatccatctaatattattaatcagaaagttagattttaataaaaataatattaatttaaattttaaatataaaaataatagtattaataaacAATTGGTATGCAAATTTGTTTATCAGCAGACAAACTCGTGCaatgcttttttttctttggatggTATCACACCAGCACTGGTGGACCTTTGTCAatcaaaacttaaaatcatCCATCTTCGattatttatgttaaaattgtgtattaatttatatattaatattaatttttttatatttaaaatttaaattaatattattttaataaaactattttttatcaatcatattaaattaatacacatattaatatatatagttacgcTTGAAACTGCATTTTTCCTTCCATATAACTTTATATTCTATATCTCTTCCCCTGCAGTTTGGCCGGCTGCTGGAAAAGAGCCTCTGCCTCgtcttccttttctctctgcccaaacaaataacattcaaggtctctctctctttctctctctcgccCTCTAACAATTTCATTTCTTGAACTTCCATTTGTTTGTTCAGGTTGGCCTTTCTCAAAATGGTACTTTTTTCATTGAGTATTAGGGCTTTGGTGTTCAATCATTGGGTTTTCGTTTAAGTTTTCGAATTTAGGGTTTTCTTTATCTAATTGATATCTTATTGGTTTTTTTGATTGGATGCGAGCTTTactgagctctctctctctctctctctctctctctctctctctctctcaagttacCCTTATTCGTACTTTGTTCacttgttttaaatatatatatatatatatatatatatgagctttgttttcattgttaCTCTTTTGCTTTATGGCAGGTGCttattttgtttgtaatttGATTTAGTTCTATTTATAAGGTAGTTCGGAATTTCTAAgcgtgtataaatatatatggcgGGGCATGttaaacaaaaaagaacaatGATTGTAAATCGACTTGGTTctgtaaatatttcatatattcattGTTTCGAAGACATTTTCCTGTTTCCAGAAGCACAGTTATCAGCTGTTTGTTAGCTGCTGAGTCGCATCGCATGATTTGATAGATGCCTGAACCCCATGATCGAAAACTCGATTAGGAGCCGTTTCTTGTTTGAGTTTGAAGCGGGATTGCACCTATGCTGCATTTTGTGTAATATCCAGAGTCCTGGCTATTATCACCCAAAACTTTTACTGGGTTTGCGTTACAAAAAGCTGGAGAAGGATATTATCAATTGAAACGTAACCCCTTAATTAATATGTACCTCTGTATCTGTAAAGGTGATCCTTTTTTTTTGGTCATTACAATTTCCGTTACTTGCTGTATAGCATCTTGGTATTTTACATTATCATTTCCTAATGCTTGCcctttttgaaaattatgagtTAGGTTGTATCTTGCGTAATCCTAGGAAGTGAACCCCTATAAAAGGATTGATGGTGGTTTCTTATCACTCTATACCCTTCTCTAGTCATATTACAGTTTCCTTAAAACAGTGCAAGGTTTGATGTGTTTTAACTACTTTGTTGGTTTTCATCTTGAGTCAACTTGGTAGTTCATGTACCATTTttcctctgtgtgtgtgtgtgtgtgtgaattgGACTGACATGCGTCATCACCGAATGCAGAGTAGGTTGGCATCATGGCTAGCTTTTTGGTGCAGTCAGCAAATATCCCTGCTTTAGTTGCAAGCCAGAGGTCTAGCCAAAGTAAAGGACCTGGAAATGGAAAAGCAAAAAGGAGTGTTAGAATGATGTCTAGTTTACAAGCACCGGGATTGCGAATGGGAAGCTTCTCTGGATTGCgaagttttaattatttagataCTCTTGTTGGACTGAGGCTAGATTTTAATTCTAGGGTGGCAACTACAATCAATTCCCCGCAAGGAAGGGGCAGCAGATGTGTAGCTAAAGCAATGTTTGAGCGCTTTACAGAAAAGGCAATTAAAGTAATTATGCTTGCACAAGAGGAAGCAAGACGGCTTGGTCATAATTTTGTTGGCACGGAGCAGATCTTGTTGGGTCTTATTGGTGAAGGAACAGGCATTGCTGCTAAGGTTCTTAAATCTATGGGAATCAATCTTAAAGATGCACGAGTAGAAGTGGAAAAGATAATTGGAAGGGGTAGTGGATTTGTCGCTGTGGAGATTCCATTCACTCCTCGAGCAAAGCGTGTGTTGGAACTCTCGCTGGAGGAAGCCCGCCAACTTGGTAGCATTTTCTTGACTTGCTTTAATTCTTTATGAGCTTTAGATCTTGTGGCTAGCAACTGTGAgggaaaattttgtattctgcACGACTATTATTTTCATGTTTTACTTCTCTTCTTATTTAGCCCGTCGTTGTTTCCccagttatttttatatctaGCTTTCACCTTGGGTTATTGATGTGGTTTACACATCGGCATAAGCCTCGGTGAGTTTGCCTGCCATCATTCAATTGAAAAACTTGCTaactttttttagaaaattttttatgcacaatcattttaaaaaattgtctaCTTGTTAACATGAGCTATACCAAATGGATAACTTGTGGTGTATCATGACTTGTGGATGCTAATAGCTGGATTATAATTTCTTGAATAGATTGTTTGATGAGTTTCAGGGTTTTATACGTATTTTTGTGATTAGTAAATACTGGCTTCGTAAGAATAATTTATGGTTTTAAGGTTTCTGAAAACCCAAATTTCATGAATTTTGCAGGCCATAACTATATTGGATCTGAGCACTTGCTTCTGGGACTGCTTCGTGAGGGTGAGGGTGTAGCGGCTCGTGTTCTTGAGAACTTAGGTGCTGACCCAAGCAACATCCGCACCCAGGCAAGCACTGCATGTTCCTTTACATCACACATTTTTGCTTATAGTTTGGAAATTCATTGACTGCTATTTCACAAAGAGTAATTAACCATGAAAAAGCTTTAATTGTAATGAGCAGGTTATTCGAATGGTTGGTGAGAGCACTGAAGCTGTTGGTGCTGGTGTTGGTGGAGGAAGCAGTGGCAATAAGATGCCAACACTGGAGGAATACGGAACCAATCTGACTAAGCTAGCAGAGGAGGTAGTTTATACAACTCCTTTGTTTCCTTTGCTTATATGATGAGATTATGctatttcttttcatatagaGGGTTGTTTCTAACTCTTTTCTTGGTGGTATAGGGTAAATTGGATCCTGTTGTTGGAAGGCAGCCGCAAATAGAACGTGTTACCCAAATATTGGGCCGGCGAACCAAAAACAATCCCTGTCTTATTGGAGAACCTGGAGTTGGGAAAACTGCAATCGCAGAAGGGCTTGCTCAAAGGATTGCAACTGGTGATGTTCCTGAAACAATAGAGGGGAAGAAGGTAACTATCCCAGTTAGAATTTTACAAGGTTCTGGTGGTTGGGGTATTGGCTGTATGGTGCAACTAGTAAAGTAGTTCAGCATGTTCCTAGCATGCTAAGATTGTAGGATATTAGTTTTCCTATATGTGAGGAATCCAACCTTGAAAGTCTCATTTTTACGTTCTCTGCATATAGATTTACATAGTGGTTGATGTATAAGTTGGTGAAGCTGAAAACTATGTAAATTGTAGTGATATATGTTTTCTGTTTTATGCGATTTAGGTCATAACCTTGGATATGGGTCTTCTTGTTGCCGGCACAAAATATCGTGGAGAGTTTGAGGAAAGATTAAAGAAGCTCATGGAGGAAATTAAACAAAGTGATGAGATAATACTCTTCATAGATGAGGTGCACACTTTAATTGGAGCAGGAGCAGCAGAAGGAGCAATTGATGCGGCAAACATATTGAAACCGGCTCTAGCAAGAGGTGAACTACAGGTAATTTTTGCCTGCAAGAGAACAtaatgaatgcattttttttattcatgaagTTCTTAGATTCAAGTTGGGTTCTCTGGTGCTGCATATCATCGACTGTGGATGCAACTATAAATTGTTGGTTGCTGGGAGCTGCATGCCTTGCctgtattttatgtatgtttgagCTTCAGATTGACTTTCTCCAACATCTTAAGTGGTGCCTATCTCGTTTAGGTTTTGTGGTGCTAGGGCCTTTGACTTTGTTGACCCTTGGGTTTTACCTCGGGGACAATTTTGGTTCTTGTATTTGAGCTCTATGAGATTTTCACTTCAGGATTGATTTTGGCGTCTGGACTGTCTGAATTTGTATTTCTATAGATGAAATAGGATTTGATTGCCTGACATACCacaatacctttttttttataagtaaaaatattatatatatatatatatatatatcaataggagtaaccaagtacactggacgtatacaagaaaacagcTAGCCCATACTAGAGTGCCCCGAATAACCCAAAAGCCCATGAAAACTACCCAACATACACCAAACGCAAATTGGAATGGAACACTCCTCCCCAACCCCAGCCAACCGTCTTCACAATGCCCTCCCTTTAGTCTTCCCTCGACTTGAACTACCTCCCTTAGCGTCTTAGTTAATTGCCCATAAGACGCTTTAACTCTTTGCTTTTCTTGaaacttgatttggtttcaagcgCGTGGCTCGCCTCAATCATAGTGAATAGAGCTTTAATTTGGtcttcatatgcatcatttgaAATCTCCACGATTTGCTTAAACCCGTTAACTTTATTTAGAACCCAATCCGATGGTGAACCTGCTATATCATTTAACGGAGGAAGAGAAACTAGGGGAGTAACATTATCCCCAGACATAGTACCCAACTGCACCCCCAACTCTAAGCCTTCCTCCACACTTGGCACCAACGACAAACCCATAATTTCCTTCCCACCATATCTTGCATTCAAATCCCGAGTCTCCTCGACAGCTAAATGGTTGCTGTCCATTGTTTCTGTCACCATAAAAAGTTCCTCCCCTCCATCAATGATGACATTGCTGATATTTGCTTCACCCCCCGACGATCCTTGTGGTTCCACCTTGTCAAACCCTACTGCTCCCTTAGGAATAGAATAGGTAGGGGAAGCACTACCTTCTGTTACCCCATTTGTAAAAAGAGGCTCGACTGTTTCTTCCAAAGTGCCAACCCCATTTGTAGTGGGCCTACTGATCCCTCATGGACGACACGTTGCCGATGTCCTGAGTGACACTTGCATGGACAAACGACGCTATTTGTGACAGTGTTGAAATGCCCTTTGCCAAAGCAATTGAGGCCTTCGAACCCATAGGATCTACCCCCCGCCCTCCCTTGTCCTTTTTCGACCCATCACCGACACCCACTACTAGGTCCAACCCCTTATTCACTTTAATCATCAAATCTTTCACATACTCCATAACTCCCGTCAATTGAGCTTTGACGTCCCACAAGACCCCCTCGACTTCTCCCAATGTCACCTAACGGCCTTTGTTTCCAACAAATGCCTTACCCTTTCCTTCTTCCACGGAGCTGATCTCGACTGGACTATCCACCTGTGACCTCAACACTGCAGCGTACAAAGCATCGTAGACTAAGGAACACCTTCCCACTTTGGACCCAATAAAACTTCGAATGGACTGTAGAAAGCCTTTCCATCCAATGCCATTTGGGCCCTCCGGAATCACCAACAAACCTTTCCTCCTTCCATTCTGAAATTCTGAGATTTGCATAAAGCTGCTTCTTGCATTAACATGATGTTGAATGATAAATACTCCATTACCCATCCTTAGCTCTTTGAAGAAACTTTCATGACAGTTAAGTTCTAAGCAATCCTCAATCCCCTTAGCCACCCAAAATGTACATCCAATTCTGTTAGTGTGGTCAAATTAGCTTAGCTGTTCCTTTGTTGACAGTTCCAATCTTTGCTAGGATTTGTACTATTGTGTTTTTCATTGACTGCAAAAGTTGAAATTGACCCATCAGTGTGCAGCCTAGTAGTCAAAGGGTTGGCATGGGATGAATTGTATACTCAGACATCCTTCCTGGGTTTAATTCCGTCTTAGGAGTTCTTCTGAGTTACCAGATACACGGATTTGGGTCCGTAGGTCCCTTCCTTGGCGAAGCTCCtgctataaaaaaaagaagaagttgaaATTGAAGTGTCACCAACTTCAGTTGTTACAGgagattttctttttgggtaACTACAATAAAAAGGATTAGTTACAATGTACATCCTTCAATGCCTGTTTATATTGTCAGATTAGCTTACTGGAGCATAACTTGGTTGTATAGCTGAAAGTCTCAGTTGGTCAGTTTCATCTCTTCTGGTGCAGTGTATTGGAGCCACAACAATAGATGAATATAGAAAGCATATTGAGAAGGACCCAGCATTGGAAAGAAGATTTCAGCCAGTCAAAGTACCTGAACCAACAGTGGATGAAACCATACAGATTTTAAAGGGGCTTCGGGAGCGATATGAGATTCATCATAAGCTCCGCTACACAGAAGAAGCTCTTGTTTCTGCTGCACAGCTTTCATACCAGTACATCAGGTTTGTTTctaaaacaattaaacttttCTGCACCATCGTTCTTAAATATAATGTTGCTGCCACTGGGAAATTTTTGTTGAAAGTGGCTgtttcaatataatatataatgcaaaaatattttatattttatttattttggaaacTTGCTGATGAGTTTCCAAAAGAAATTTAAGAGTTTTTGTTTAAAACCAGCATCAATTCAGCAGGTACAGTACATTTTTTGGAGCACCAGCTGATAGTATGTTGCATGAATTCCTACTATCCGGCATGCTTGCTAGATATCTTTTCTGCTAGAATTCCTTTCTTTTAGCATTTGAACAGCAATTGTTGCTGTCTCGTTCTCCTTTTGCTCTTTGCCTCACAGAACCTTAAAATTTATAAACCTTATGTGGTGCAGTCCCAAGGGCTAACCAAACTCTTTATGTTATTTCTAATCTGCATTTCCTTGTGAGCTGCTGTGACTTTTTGGGGCTTCAGGTGTTAATACTTTCTTGCTATGCTGGAGATTAGTAGCCTGAATTATAAGTCCTGCTGattccttctatttttttatccataaaaaaaaaaaaaaaaaaaaaaaaaaaaaaaaaaaaaaaattatacataaaaaaatactcCAATTTAAAAAGTTACTACTAATTTCGAAATTGAATatgaaaacaaaagataaaTTTGAGAGGCCTTATGATTTATTCTatattcttgtattttttttctttatataagtATTCTATATTCTTGTATTTGATCGTGGTAGTTGTTTAAAGAACTATTAACCTCAATAATTCTAACTTTTTGCGTTGTACCTGTATAACCTGGGACAAAACGAATTAATGGTATGTGGTGGAGTTGGTTGAAGACATCCTCCCAAGGAATTGTGTAGCACAATTGAACAAGTGATGGACACGTTATATGTGTGATGGTTAAGAATTTGGACGCTGCTACATCCACAGAGAAACGCCACCGAAGGTGGCCACCGAAAAGgcaaaacaaaatttctttgttttttttttcattttttatatgcatttttttaatatatttaaatattttttaaaaataaacaaaaatcacaatatcatttaaaaacactttcaaaaaaatatatattaaaaaaattaaaaagtacaaTAGGTGGCCACCTTCTGTGGATAAAGTATTATCCTAAGAATTTCTCCCCCTGAATTATGCAGCTACCTCTCTGTAAATGGAAGAGTAACTTCCACAATTTGTGGTGGCCCCTTTAATAACATCAACGTTGCTGTTGGTTACTTttcttttgcattttattttcattttcatttatatagttttgttttaatgtatttttgttTACATTTCAGTGACCGTTTTCTGCCTGACAAGGCTATTGACTTGATTGATGAAGCTGGTTCTCGGGTTCGTCTACGTCATGCACAGGTATGACCTGTATATCAGTTCTGGCACCATCCATTGTGTTGTCCTCATTCTTTGTTGATTGACAACATGACACATTCTTTTCAGCTACCAGAAGAAGCAAGAGAGATTGAGAAGGAACTCAGACAGATCACAAAGGAGAAGAATGAAGCCGTTCGCAGCCAAGACTTTGAGAAGGTAGAAAGTGATCTATGTGGTTTAGTACTTTTGCATTGTTTTCATAGTTTCAGTTCTTAGGGGACAGCATATATAGCAACTGTTTCGCCTGAAGCAGGTGAATCATATTGAAAATACACCAATTTTGTTTGTTGAGAAACTAAATTATATAAG
This Carya illinoinensis cultivar Pawnee chromosome 11, C.illinoinensisPawnee_v1, whole genome shotgun sequence DNA region includes the following protein-coding sequences:
- the LOC122281796 gene encoding chaperone protein ClpC, chloroplastic-like; this encodes MASFLVQSANIPALVASQRSSQSKGPGNGKAKRSVRMMSSLQAPGLRMGSFSGLRSFNYLDTLVGLRLDFNSRVATTINSPQGRGSRCVAKAMFERFTEKAIKVIMLAQEEARRLGHNFVGTEQILLGLIGEGTGIAAKVLKSMGINLKDARVEVEKIIGRGSGFVAVEIPFTPRAKRVLELSLEEARQLGHNYIGSEHLLLGLLREGEGVAARVLENLGADPSNIRTQVIRMVGESTEAVGAGVGGGSSGNKMPTLEEYGTNLTKLAEEGKLDPVVGRQPQIERVTQILGRRTKNNPCLIGEPGVGKTAIAEGLAQRIATGDVPETIEGKKVITLDMGLLVAGTKYRGEFEERLKKLMEEIKQSDEIILFIDEVHTLIGAGAAEGAIDAANILKPALARGELQCIGATTIDEYRKHIEKDPALERRFQPVKVPEPTVDETIQILKGLRERYEIHHKLRYTEEALVSAAQLSYQYISDRFLPDKAIDLIDEAGSRVRLRHAQLPEEAREIEKELRQITKEKNEAVRSQDFEKAGELRDREMDLKAQISALVDKGKEMTKAESEAGDVGPVVTEVDIQHIVSSWTGIPVEKVSTDESDRLLKMEETLHKRVVGQDEAVKAISRAIRRARVGLKNPNRPIASFIFSGPTGVGKSELAKALAAYYFGSEEAMIRLDMSEFMERHTVSKLIGSPPGYVGYTEGGQLTEAVRRRPYTVVLFDEIEKAHPDVFNMMLQILEDGRLTDSKGRTVNFKNTLLIMTSNVGSSVIEKGGRRIGFDLDYDEKDSSYNRIKSLVTEELKQYFRPEFLNRLDEMIVFRQLTKLEVKEIADIMLKEVFDRLKGKDIELQVTERFRDRVVEEGYNPSYGARPLRRAIMRLLEDSMAEKMLAREIKEGDSVIVDVDSDGNVIVLNGSGGAPEPLGEALTV